GGTACTACATTGATGAAGTGAACTGATATCAGTCTTATTGGCATGGCCGTCTAAAAGCCTTCTATGTTAGCTCAGAAAGTAAAATTTCCTTGTCTCACCTGTAAGTAAACTAAAAACTTCTTGAAAATTCCCAAGTTGAGTTTAGTCAAATGTCCAAACACCCCCCCCTTCATGTCCATGACGAAAACCAGCCCATTTCCGGGGCCCTCTTGGTGCATTTGCCTGAGCACCAGGGtgtcaaataattttgagtCGATTTGGGGGTTGTATAGATCAGGATTGGTGTTCATAAGCTTGCCGAGCACTATATAGTACCCTTCGTTGGTCTTTTCAGGCAGTATTGTtaaaagacttaaaaaaatattgtcagtTTCAAGATTAACTTACACCGAGAACTTACGACACATTCATCGCTTGCTTCAAAGCGGGATCGTCATCAGGATTCCTAACGGTAAAAAGATCTTTGCAGTGCCCTCTTATCGTGAAGTAGCTTTCCAGGCATCCTTTGGCCTGCTCCAGGCTATAGTAGCAGGCATGCAAAGCCAAAGCTACCTGCAGTTCTACATGTATGTGATTTTTCGGTTAGAAACATAATCTTGGTGCTTACCTGCTACTTTGGGGAAGTGCCTCTGCTGCCCACACCAGACTAGCAGCATTTCCACTTCATCTTTCTTGAGCTTGGAATCTTGCTCGTAGAGCTTGTTTACATCGATACATTTGTCCATAATACTTCTCTCTTTAAAGTGAACAATAGACTAATATAAATTAGCGTagcaaaattatgtaaatgttAATGGCAGTTGCCAAGACaccataattattttgttgttaaactgtttataattttaattgacaattttcaattacctGAAATTAATATccattatatagggtgttcgcAAATAGCGTTTACATACCTTAGGATTCGATTTCTTAGttcgaaataagaaaaaagttcctggGAACTTGGGTCCCCAAATGTGcagtacttaaaaaaagtcgCACATGTTTAGTCGGCCCTTCACCCTAAGTTCCATGTCTCTGGCAACAGTAGGAATTTTCCGATACcggcaataaatttgtagtaaaaaataatctctaggtacaaaatttcatcaacGTAGCTTGAATAGCACCCGAGATATTcaggaaatattatttatggggaGATCATCTTCAAGGggctttaaatttttgagagcTTATGTTCATAgggttttttg
The DNA window shown above is from Euwallacea similis isolate ESF13 chromosome 2, ESF131.1, whole genome shotgun sequence and carries:
- the LOC136418177 gene encoding alpha-tocopherol transfer protein-like; the protein is MDKCIDVNKLYEQDSKLKKDEVEMLLVWCGQQRHFPKVAELQVALALHACYYSLEQAKGCLESYFTIRGHCKDLFTVRNPDDDPALKQAMNVSLLTILPEKTNEGYYIVLGKLMNTNPDLYNPQIDSKLFDTLVLRQMHQEGPGNGLVFVMDMKGGVFGHLTKLNLGIFKKFLVYLQTAMPIRLISVHFINVVPFMDKLLAIVKPFVNKEMFQKLIVHTHNENLYKYVPLECLPSDYGGNADAIQICFEKMKENIYDNLWFSELQKTMVTDESKRIGPRKNSESLFGFDGSFKRLSVD